In a single window of the Coffea eugenioides isolate CCC68of chromosome 3, Ceug_1.0, whole genome shotgun sequence genome:
- the LOC113766851 gene encoding trans-resveratrol di-O-methyltransferase-like has product MDLARNIGDHTGELFQAQAHIWNHMFNFINSMSLKCAIQLGIPDVIHKHGQPMTLDQLIDALPIKNAKAPFVYLLMQILIHSGFFIEAKIPGNENDNQKGYLLTSAAELLLKSNPFSMTPLLLFTLDPTLTDPWHHLSQWFQNSDETPFYTCHGRSLYDLASHEPRLNQFFNEAMASDTRLVSSVVTKDCKHVFEGLNSLVDVGGGTGTFSKAIADAFPHLKCTVLDLPHVVDGLESSKNLAYVGGNMFEAIPPADAVLMKWILIDWSDDECVQILKKCKEAIPSKEKGGKVIIVEMFCKSQQKGDDDHEAIETQLFYDMEVMVLGKGRQINEKDWAKLFSEAGFCDYKITAVLGLRSIIEVYY; this is encoded by the exons atggatTTGGCTAGAAATATTGGTGATCATACTGGTGAGCTTTTTCAAGCACAAGCTCACATATGGAACCATATGTTCAACTTCATAAATTCTATGTCCCTCAAATGTGCAATTCAATTAGGCATTCCAGACGTTATTCACAAACATGGCCAGCCGATGACCCTTGATCAATTGATTGATGCTCTTCCCATCAAGAATGCAAAAGCCCCTTTCGTTTATCTTCTCATGCAGATTTTGATCCACTCAGGCTTCTTCATTGAAGCAAAGATTCCTGGAAATGAGAATGATAATCAAAAGGGTTATCTGCTTACTTCTGCTGCTGAACTCCTTTTAAAGAGTAACCCTTTTAGCATGACGCCGCTTTTACTGTTCACGCTCGATCCCACCTTGACTGATCCATGGCACCATCTCAGCCAGTGGTTTCAGAACAGTGATGAAACCCCATTTTATACTTGCCATGGGAGGTCACTTTACGATCTTGCAAGCCATGAGCCACGGCTTAATCAATTCTTTAACGAAGCAATGGCTAGTGATACCCGGCTGGTTAGTAGCGTGGTGACCAAAGATTGTAAGCATGTTTTTGAGGGTTTGAATTCATTGGTAGATGTTGGAGGTGGAACTGGAACCTTTTCTAAGGCAATTGCTGATGCTTTCCCTCACCTGAAATGCACTGTGCTTGATCTTCCTCATGTTGTTGATGGCTTGGAGAGTAGTAAGAACTTGGCCTATGTTGGAGGTAACATGTTTGAAGCCATTCCTCCTGCAGATGCTGTTTTAATGAAG TGGATATTGATTGATTGGAGCGATGATGAGTGTGTGcaaatactaaaaaaatgtAAAGAAGCAATTCCTAGCAAGGAAAAAGGAGGCAAAGTGATAATTGTTGAAATGTTCTGCAAAAGCCAGCAGAAAGGGGATGATGATCATGAGGCGATTGAGACCCAACTGTTCTATGATATGGAAGTGATGGTTCTAGGCAAAGGAAGGCAAATAAATGAGAAAGATTGGGCGAAACTTTTCTCTGAGGCAGGCTTCTGTGACTATAAGATAACTGCAGTATTGGGCTTGAGATCTATCATTGAGgtttattattaa
- the LOC113766646 gene encoding myricetin O-methyltransferase-like: MTLDELTNALPIGNAKAPFVYRLMRILMRSGFFIEAKISQHDDEEGLNSLVDVGGGTGTLAKEIADAFLDLNCIVTDLPHVVDGLVANNKSLAFVGGDMFVAIPPADDVIMKGNNEMRRQASCID; this comes from the exons ATGACCCTGGATGAACTCACCAATGCTCTTCCAATTGGCAATGCAAAAGCCCCCTTTGTCTATCGCCTGATGAGGATTCTAATGCGGTCAGGCTTCTTCATCGAGGCAAAAATTAGTCAGCACGATGATGAGGAAG GGTTGAATTCTTTGGTGGATGTTGGAGGTGGTACTGGAACTTTGGCTAAGGAAATTGCTGATGCTTTTCTTGACTTGAACTGTATTGTTACCGATCTTCCTCATGTGGTTGATGGCTTGGTAGCTAATAACAAGAGTTTAGCCTTTGTTGGAGGAGATATGTTTGTAGCTATTCCTCCTGCAGATGATGTTATAATGAAG GGAAACAATGAAATGAGAAGGCAGGCTTCATGCATTGACTAG